A portion of the uncultured Bacteroides sp. genome contains these proteins:
- the hisF gene encoding imidazole glycerol phosphate synthase subunit HisF: MLAKRIIPCLDIKDGQTVKGTNFVNLRQAGDPVELGRAYSEQGADELVFLDITASHEGRKTFAELVKRVAANISIPFTVGGGINELSDVDRLLSAGADKVSINSSALRRPELIDEIAKHFGSQVCVLAVDAKLTDTVWKCYLNGGRIETEMELLAWTREAQERGAGEVLFTSMNHDGVKTGYANQALAALSDQLSIPVIASGGAGEPEHFRDAFTLGKADAALAASVFHFGEIKISELKSYLCAQGITVRI; encoded by the coding sequence GTGTTAGCAAAAAGAATTATTCCTTGTTTGGATATTAAAGACGGGCAGACGGTGAAAGGCACTAATTTTGTCAATCTGCGTCAAGCGGGAGATCCCGTGGAACTGGGACGTGCTTATAGTGAACAAGGAGCCGATGAGCTAGTGTTTCTGGACATCACAGCGAGTCACGAAGGACGCAAAACCTTTGCCGAACTGGTGAAACGGGTAGCGGCGAATATCAGCATTCCTTTTACCGTAGGTGGGGGGATTAACGAGCTGAGTGACGTGGACCGTTTGTTGAGTGCAGGTGCTGATAAGGTATCTATTAATTCATCGGCTTTGCGTCGTCCTGAGTTGATAGACGAGATAGCCAAGCATTTCGGTTCGCAAGTATGCGTGCTCGCAGTGGATGCCAAGTTGACGGATACTGTTTGGAAGTGTTACCTGAACGGTGGACGCATAGAGACTGAGATGGAACTGCTTGCGTGGACGCGTGAAGCTCAGGAGAGAGGTGCGGGAGAAGTGCTGTTTACCAGCATGAACCATGATGGAGTGAAGACAGGATATGCCAACCAGGCTTTGGCTGCACTTTCCGATCAACTTTCCATTCCTGTGATAGCTTCCGGAGGTGCCGGAGAACCCGAACATTTTCGTGATGCTTTTACTCTGGGAAAAGCAGATGCCGCACTGGCTGCCAGTGTTTTTCACTTTGGTGAGATTAAAATTTCCGAATTAAAATCGTATCTTTGCGCGCAAGGCATTACGGTGAGAATTTAA
- a CDS encoding glycosyltransferase, whose translation MKEIVCISTYPPRECGIATFSHDLIRAIQYKFGNSYSIRVCALESTLEKHTYPDIVKYILNTSEAAAYVAMADKINQDAEISLVLIQHEFGLFIEQKEEFVQFVKSVSKPVIIVFHTVLSKPKHLLKDYIGQLTDACSAIIVMTQTSSLILKEEYHVDGDKIEVIPHGTHLVSHRDKRSLKEKYDVAGRIVLSTFGLLSPGKSIETTLEALPEIVKKNPSVLFLIIGKTHPTIIKTEGEIYREKLKAKVLKLGLSESVRFVNSYLETTVLLEYLQLTDIYLFTSCDPNQAVSGTFVYALSCGCPIIATPIPHALELLKDESGILFDFKDAAQLAKATNKLLLNDRLRGEMRITGLQKTAATAWENSAIAHARLFNKTLEHPEPLIYSLPPINAKHIKNMSRNFAMVQFAEGNRPDLSTGYTLDDNARALMALCQFYAETKDESCEKYIKRYLNFMTYCLQPDGSLLNYVDKDLVFTPQNQEVGLEDSNGRAICALGYFLSLGDNFPDAWVMEATQTLKQTFVIIPSLQSPRSMAFVIKGLCNYYSKDPSTEVLSLIRLLADKLVGLYSLSADGDWRWFEAYLTYDNSVLPESLLYAYLATGNNRYKEIAKESFDFLLSKTFAEHQIKVVSNQGWLLKEKKERRFGEQPIDVAGTVIALSTFYDVFKVEEYLTKQKDAFNWFLGNNHLHQIVYNPATGGCYDGLEEHNINLNQGAESSVCYLMARLCMATREPL comes from the coding sequence ATGAAAGAAATAGTATGCATCTCAACTTATCCTCCAAGAGAATGTGGCATTGCCACATTCTCTCACGATTTGATTAGGGCTATTCAATATAAATTCGGAAACTCCTATTCCATTAGAGTTTGTGCGTTAGAATCAACTTTAGAGAAACACACCTACCCCGATATTGTAAAATACATTTTGAATACTTCGGAAGCAGCAGCATATGTTGCCATGGCCGATAAGATAAACCAAGATGCAGAAATATCACTTGTGCTGATACAACATGAGTTCGGGCTATTTATTGAACAAAAAGAGGAATTCGTGCAATTCGTAAAGTCGGTATCCAAACCGGTTATTATTGTCTTTCATACAGTTCTTTCTAAGCCCAAACATTTATTAAAAGACTATATCGGGCAACTCACCGATGCTTGTTCTGCCATTATTGTGATGACACAAACTTCCTCACTCATACTAAAGGAAGAATATCATGTCGACGGAGATAAAATAGAGGTAATACCTCATGGCACACACTTGGTATCGCATAGAGACAAAAGAAGCTTAAAAGAAAAATACGACGTTGCAGGACGAATTGTTCTTTCTACTTTCGGATTGCTCAGCCCCGGAAAAAGTATAGAAACAACGCTCGAAGCCTTGCCGGAGATAGTGAAAAAGAACCCCTCCGTACTCTTCTTAATTATAGGAAAGACGCATCCCACCATCATTAAAACGGAAGGTGAGATCTATCGCGAAAAGCTGAAAGCAAAAGTGTTAAAGCTAGGATTGAGTGAGTCGGTAAGATTTGTCAACTCCTACTTAGAAACAACTGTCTTACTTGAATATTTGCAACTCACTGATATTTATTTATTTACATCATGTGATCCGAACCAGGCAGTTAGCGGAACCTTTGTGTACGCATTAAGTTGTGGATGTCCCATCATAGCAACTCCGATACCACATGCCTTAGAGCTGCTAAAAGATGAATCGGGCATACTTTTCGATTTTAAAGATGCTGCTCAACTAGCAAAAGCAACAAACAAATTACTCTTGAACGATCGCTTAAGAGGTGAAATGAGAATTACAGGATTGCAAAAGACAGCAGCTACCGCATGGGAAAATTCAGCCATTGCACACGCACGGCTGTTCAACAAAACATTGGAGCACCCGGAACCACTAATCTATTCCTTGCCACCCATCAATGCAAAACATATCAAAAATATGAGCCGCAACTTTGCTATGGTTCAATTTGCAGAAGGAAACCGACCTGACCTCTCAACGGGATATACCTTGGATGACAATGCCCGGGCACTGATGGCTCTGTGCCAATTTTATGCAGAAACAAAAGACGAGTCTTGCGAAAAGTATATCAAAAGATATCTGAATTTCATGACTTATTGCTTGCAACCCGATGGCTCTTTACTGAACTATGTGGACAAAGACTTGGTGTTTACTCCTCAAAATCAGGAAGTAGGATTAGAAGACAGCAATGGCAGGGCCATCTGCGCATTGGGCTATTTCCTTTCTCTAGGAGATAACTTCCCTGATGCGTGGGTAATGGAAGCGACTCAAACCCTCAAACAAACGTTTGTTATTATCCCTTCTCTACAATCTCCCCGAAGCATGGCTTTTGTGATAAAAGGGCTATGCAATTATTACAGCAAAGATCCATCAACTGAAGTTTTATCGCTCATCCGTTTATTGGCCGATAAACTCGTCGGCCTTTACAGCCTCAGCGCAGACGGAGACTGGCGATGGTTCGAGGCTTATCTCACCTACGACAATAGCGTGCTGCCTGAGAGTTTATTGTATGCTTATCTGGCTACGGGAAATAACCGCTACAAAGAGATAGCAAAAGAATCGTTCGACTTCTTATTAAGTAAAACCTTTGCGGAACATCAAATTAAAGTGGTTTCCAACCAAGGGTGGCTTCTGAAAGAGAAAAAAGAACGAAGATTTGGCGAACAACCCATTGATGTGGCAGGTACTGTCATCGCCCTTTCTACCTTCTATGATGTATTCAAAGTGGAAGAATATCTCACAAAACAAAAAGATGCCTTTAACTGGTTTCTGGGAAACAACCATTTACATCAAATCGTCTATAACCCGGCTACCGGAGGGTGTTATGATGGATTAGAAGAACACAACATCAACCTGAATCAGGGTGCTGAATCGTCAGTATGTTATCTGATGGCAAGACTTTGCATGGCTACTCGAGAGCCGCTTTAA
- a CDS encoding transposase yields the protein MKSNTLPNSLEVLSLFLPSGCLDYFDVTDYSNMDTCYIISLEEKNLIPSEYVGLSLVSKGFHAEIEIQDFPARGKAVYLHIKRRRWEDKTTGRCYSRDWNLVATGTRITAEFGAFLKELLGNS from the coding sequence ATGAAATCAAATACCCTGCCTAACTCACTCGAGGTTTTATCCTTATTTCTTCCATCAGGCTGCCTTGATTATTTTGATGTCACGGACTACAGCAACATGGATACTTGTTATATCATTAGTTTAGAAGAGAAGAACCTAATACCTTCGGAATATGTTGGCCTTAGTCTGGTCTCTAAAGGCTTCCATGCCGAAATAGAGATCCAAGATTTCCCCGCCCGTGGCAAAGCTGTTTATCTCCATATTAAGCGTCGTCGTTGGGAGGATAAAACAACCGGGAGATGCTATAGTCGCGATTGGAATTTAGTAGCCACCGGCACTCGCATTACCGCAGAGTTCGGTGCTTTTTTAAAAGAATTACTTGGAAACTCATGA
- the hisH gene encoding imidazole glycerol phosphate synthase subunit HisH, which translates to MNVAIVKYNAGNIRSVDYAMKRLGVEAVITADKDTLLAADKVIFPGVGEAETTMNHLHATGMDQLIKDLKQPVLGVCLGMQLMCRYSEEGDTDCLNIFDTEVKRFIPQKHEDKVPHMGWNTIGRTSSSLFKGFTEEEFVYFVHSFYVPLNDFTIAETDYIQPFSAALHKDNFYATQFHPEKSGATGERILRNFLDL; encoded by the coding sequence ATGAATGTAGCAATTGTGAAATATAATGCGGGTAATATCCGTTCTGTAGACTATGCGATGAAGCGTTTGGGCGTGGAAGCTGTGATTACGGCTGACAAGGACACGTTACTTGCTGCCGATAAAGTTATTTTTCCGGGAGTGGGTGAAGCTGAAACAACGATGAATCATCTTCATGCTACGGGTATGGACCAACTGATTAAAGATTTGAAGCAACCAGTACTGGGCGTTTGTCTGGGTATGCAGTTGATGTGCCGCTATTCCGAGGAGGGAGATACGGATTGCTTGAATATATTTGATACGGAGGTGAAGCGATTTATTCCGCAAAAGCATGAAGATAAAGTGCCTCACATGGGATGGAACACCATTGGTCGGACAAGTAGTTCGTTGTTCAAGGGATTCACAGAAGAGGAGTTCGTCTATTTTGTGCACAGTTTCTATGTACCGCTCAATGACTTTACGATTGCTGAAACGGATTATATTCAACCTTTCAGTGCGGCGCTTCACAAAGATAATTTCTATGCCACTCAGTTTCACCCCGAAAAGAGTGGAGCGACAGGGGAGAGAATATTACGAAATTTTTTAGACTTATGA
- the hisIE gene encoding bifunctional phosphoribosyl-AMP cyclohydrolase/phosphoribosyl-ATP diphosphatase HisIE, which produces MDIDFDKMSGLVPAIVQDYYTRKVLMLGFMNKEAYEKTVETGKVTFFSRTKNRLWTKGEESGNFLHVVSIKEDCDKDTLLIQVHPVGPVCHTGTDTCWGEKNEEGVMFIKELQDFIEKRHEEMPEKSYTTSLFESGVNRMAQKVGEEAVETVIEATNGTDERMIYESSDLLYHLIVLLTSKGYRIEDLARELKSRHTSSWTKH; this is translated from the coding sequence ATGGATATAGATTTCGATAAGATGAGCGGTTTGGTGCCGGCTATCGTGCAAGATTACTACACCCGCAAGGTGCTTATGCTGGGTTTTATGAATAAAGAGGCTTATGAAAAGACTGTAGAAACAGGTAAGGTCACTTTCTTTAGCCGTACGAAAAATCGTTTGTGGACGAAAGGTGAGGAGAGTGGCAACTTTCTGCATGTGGTTTCCATCAAAGAAGATTGTGACAAAGATACCTTACTGATTCAGGTACATCCTGTAGGCCCTGTATGTCACACCGGTACGGACACTTGCTGGGGTGAGAAGAACGAAGAAGGAGTGATGTTCATCAAAGAACTTCAAGACTTCATTGAGAAACGTCACGAAGAGATGCCCGAAAAATCATATACTACCAGCCTTTTTGAGTCAGGCGTGAACCGCATGGCGCAGAAAGTGGGAGAGGAAGCCGTAGAAACAGTTATTGAAGCAACCAACGGAACAGACGAACGAATGATTTACGAAAGTTCCGATTTACTATATCATCTCATTGTGCTACTTACTTCGAAAGGCTATCGCATCGAAGATTTGGCGCGTGAGTTAAAATCAAGACACACAAGCTCATGGACGAAGCATTAA
- a CDS encoding pesticidal protein Cry7Aa, translated as MISIKREGIILRNTTLNFENEGVMNPAVIAEGGYVHMFYRAVREGNHSTIGYCRLEGPLKIVERDEKPLLYPDFDYESQGVEDPRIVKIDDLYYMTYTAYDGTNAAGALAVSKDLKHFDKKGIITPLFTYDQFTALITGDGPHTEKYFRTYNKSESKTNDGKPNYLTDKNVVFFPRKIDGKFYFMHRIKPDIQLVAVNELEDLTDEFWKDYFLDFTSHIFFEAKYDHESSYIGAGCPPIETSEGWLMIYHSVHDTPSGYMYTASAALLDIHNPAIEIARLPYPLFSPESEYELTGVVNRVCFPTGTATFGDTLYIYYGAADKCIACMSVSLKELVNELIAHKK; from the coding sequence ATGATAAGCATCAAAAGAGAAGGAATTATACTTAGAAACACGACTTTAAACTTTGAGAATGAAGGGGTAATGAATCCCGCAGTGATAGCCGAAGGAGGCTACGTACACATGTTTTATAGGGCTGTAAGAGAAGGGAATCACTCGACTATTGGCTATTGCCGCCTGGAAGGGCCGCTGAAAATAGTTGAACGAGATGAAAAACCTCTCCTATATCCGGATTTTGATTATGAGAGTCAGGGAGTGGAAGATCCTCGAATTGTGAAAATTGATGATCTATACTACATGACCTATACGGCCTACGACGGTACAAATGCAGCAGGTGCATTGGCCGTGTCTAAAGATTTAAAACATTTCGACAAGAAAGGTATCATAACCCCTCTGTTCACTTATGATCAATTTACGGCATTAATCACGGGAGATGGCCCTCATACGGAAAAATATTTCCGCACGTATAATAAGAGTGAATCAAAAACAAACGATGGGAAACCAAACTATCTAACAGATAAAAATGTTGTCTTTTTCCCTCGTAAAATAGATGGGAAGTTTTATTTTATGCACCGCATAAAACCTGATATACAATTAGTGGCAGTTAATGAATTAGAAGATCTCACCGATGAATTTTGGAAAGATTATTTCCTTGATTTCACCTCTCACATCTTTTTTGAAGCAAAATACGATCACGAATCGAGCTATATAGGTGCTGGTTGTCCTCCGATAGAAACATCTGAAGGATGGTTAATGATTTATCATAGCGTGCACGACACTCCCTCCGGATATATGTATACGGCAAGTGCTGCATTATTAGATATTCACAACCCGGCCATTGAGATAGCCCGGTTGCCCTATCCATTGTTCAGCCCTGAGTCAGAATATGAATTAACGGGAGTGGTAAACAGAGTTTGTTTCCCCACGGGTACCGCCACCTTTGGAGATACTCTCTATATTTATTATGGCGCAGCAGATAAGTGCATAGCCTGCATGTCTGTTTCGCTTAAAGAGTTAGTAAACGAATTAATAGCCCATAAGAAATGA
- the purU gene encoding formyltetrahydrofolate deformylase has translation MTTAKLLLHCPDKPGILAEVTDFITVNKGNIIYLDQYVDHVENIFFMRIEWELNGFLVPQEKIEDYFETLYAQKYEMVFRLYFSDVKPRMAIFVSKMSHCLFDMLARYTAGEWNVEIPLIISNHPDLQHVAERFGIPFHLFPISKENKEEQELKEMELLNKHDVSFIVLARYMQVISEKMINTYPNKIINIHHSFLPAFVGAKPYHAAFERGVKIIGATSHYVTTELDAGPIIEQDVVRITHKDSIDDLVNKGKDLEKIVLSRAVQKHIERKVLAYKNKTVIFN, from the coding sequence ATGACTACAGCAAAACTGTTATTGCACTGCCCGGACAAACCGGGTATCTTGGCAGAGGTAACAGACTTTATTACGGTTAACAAGGGAAATATTATCTATTTGGATCAATACGTTGATCATGTGGAGAATATCTTTTTTATGCGTATCGAATGGGAATTGAACGGTTTTCTTGTGCCTCAAGAGAAAATAGAGGATTACTTTGAGACGTTGTATGCACAGAAATACGAGATGGTCTTTCGCCTTTATTTCTCGGATGTGAAGCCTCGCATGGCTATCTTCGTTTCTAAGATGTCTCATTGCTTGTTTGATATGCTGGCTCGCTACACTGCCGGAGAGTGGAACGTAGAGATTCCTCTGATTATCAGTAATCATCCCGATTTGCAACATGTGGCTGAGCGTTTCGGAATTCCTTTTCATCTGTTTCCCATTTCCAAAGAAAATAAGGAGGAGCAAGAGCTGAAAGAGATGGAATTGCTCAACAAACATGACGTGAGTTTCATTGTGCTAGCTCGCTACATGCAGGTGATTTCCGAAAAGATGATCAATACATATCCGAATAAAATCATCAATATTCACCATTCTTTTCTTCCTGCATTTGTGGGTGCCAAGCCCTATCATGCGGCTTTCGAACGGGGAGTGAAGATTATTGGCGCTACAAGCCATTATGTTACTACGGAACTTGATGCGGGCCCTATCATCGAACAAGATGTGGTGCGCATTACTCATAAAGATTCCATTGATGATTTGGTGAATAAGGGAAAGGATCTGGAGAAAATAGTGCTTTCTCGTGCTGTGCAGAAGCATATAGAGCGCAAGGTTTTGGCTTACAAGAATAAGACGGTGATTTTTAATTAA
- the hisA gene encoding 1-(5-phosphoribosyl)-5-[(5-phosphoribosylamino)methylideneamino]imidazole-4-carboxamide isomerase produces the protein MIELIPAIDIIDGKCVRLSQGDYGSKKIYNENPVEVAKEFEANGIRRLHVVDLDGAASHHVVNYRTLEQIAIRTSLIIDFGGGIKSDEDLVLAFENGAQMITGGSIAVKNPELFCKWLDQYGSEKIILGADVKDRMIAVNGWKDESTKELFPFLKEYIHKGIQKVICTDIACDGMLQGPAIDLYKEMLAVHPDLYLMASGGVSCIDDIKALHEAGVPAVIFGKALYEGRITMKELYDLM, from the coding sequence ATGATAGAGCTTATTCCTGCAATTGACATCATTGATGGAAAATGCGTCCGTCTCTCTCAGGGAGACTATGGAAGCAAGAAGATATATAATGAAAACCCGGTAGAGGTGGCCAAAGAGTTTGAAGCCAATGGCATTCGCCGCCTTCATGTGGTCGATCTGGATGGTGCTGCTTCGCATCATGTGGTCAACTATCGCACATTGGAGCAGATTGCTATACGCACGTCGCTCATCATCGACTTTGGTGGCGGCATAAAGAGTGATGAAGATTTAGTGCTTGCTTTCGAGAATGGAGCACAGATGATAACCGGTGGAAGCATAGCCGTGAAGAATCCTGAATTGTTTTGTAAATGGCTCGATCAGTACGGAAGCGAAAAGATTATTTTGGGTGCCGATGTGAAAGATCGGATGATTGCCGTGAATGGCTGGAAGGACGAATCGACGAAAGAGCTTTTTCCATTTCTCAAGGAATACATCCATAAAGGGATACAGAAAGTAATTTGTACCGATATCGCTTGTGATGGAATGCTTCAGGGACCCGCCATCGATTTGTATAAGGAAATGTTGGCTGTGCATCCCGACCTCTACTTGATGGCGAGCGGAGGTGTTAGTTGCATTGACGATATAAAAGCACTTCATGAAGCGGGCGTACCTGCTGTTATTTTTGGTAAGGCACTTTATGAAGGACGCATCACGATGAAAGAGCTTTATGACCTGATGTAA
- a CDS encoding transposase, producing METHEVSIKSVADFSYLKPSVLTDYYKNHLSDFLSWDQLSHAEDYILFPENMGANLCIDETALSNGELVTNVINKSGHGKRGTLVAIIKGTKSENIVKCLKKIPQELRDMVENITLDMANSMYSIARQSFPKALQIIDRFHVQKLMHEALQDLRIQYRWQAMDEENKAMKKAKENKEEHVPERFDNGDTLRQLLVRSRYLLFKSPDKWSQSQEIRADILFKQYDDLKQFYYLALHLGKIYSTSYDKDVARPKLALWFNKVEEWEYPQFNTVIRTFQQHYERILNFFVGRQTNAAAESFNAKLKAFRADFRGVTDMKFFLFRIAKLYA from the coding sequence TTGGAAACTCATGAAGTAAGTATCAAAAGTGTGGCCGATTTCAGTTATTTAAAGCCTTCGGTTTTGACCGACTATTACAAGAACCATTTAAGTGACTTCCTTTCTTGGGATCAACTCTCCCACGCAGAAGATTATATCCTTTTTCCTGAAAATATGGGAGCTAACCTTTGTATTGACGAGACTGCATTGAGTAATGGGGAATTGGTCACGAATGTGATTAACAAGTCCGGGCATGGCAAAAGGGGTACTCTTGTAGCCATAATAAAAGGTACCAAATCAGAAAATATCGTGAAGTGTCTGAAGAAAATCCCGCAAGAGCTACGGGATATGGTTGAAAACATTACCTTGGATATGGCTAACAGTATGTACTCCATAGCGCGTCAAAGCTTCCCCAAAGCATTGCAGATAATAGACCGATTTCATGTCCAGAAACTAATGCATGAGGCTTTACAAGATCTCAGAATACAATATCGTTGGCAAGCTATGGACGAAGAAAATAAGGCCATGAAGAAAGCTAAGGAAAATAAAGAAGAACACGTTCCTGAAAGATTTGACAATGGGGATACGTTAAGACAATTATTGGTAAGAAGTAGGTACTTGTTATTCAAATCTCCTGATAAATGGAGCCAATCACAAGAGATTAGAGCCGATATACTCTTCAAACAGTATGATGACCTCAAACAGTTCTATTACCTAGCTTTGCATTTAGGCAAAATCTATTCTACAAGCTATGACAAGGATGTGGCACGTCCTAAATTGGCATTGTGGTTCAACAAGGTGGAAGAATGGGAATATCCACAGTTTAATACAGTCATAAGAACTTTTCAACAGCACTATGAAAGAATTCTAAACTTCTTCGTAGGCAGACAAACCAACGCAGCAGCAGAATCATTCAATGCTAAGCTAAAAGCATTCAGAGCAGACTTCAGAGGGGTAACAGATATGAAGTTTTTCTTGTTTAGAATAGCTAAACTATATGCCTAA
- a CDS encoding alkaline phosphatase produces MMRLKLIAVLCVALFTTTSVWAQAGQSVKPLMHSHNDYLQNVPFYTAYGAGCASIEADVFVKNGKLCVVHEAKDIDERRTLKALYLDPLKKQMEMNGGKAYVDGKPLQLLIDLKMGYKESLRMLIDELKDYATCFDVVNNPLAVRVVITGNQPAPSEFEEYPQWMFFDGSLVKYTSSQSKRIAMISLPFMQFTKWNGLGRMVKEDYDKVKEVIDKIHADGKQVRFWGCPDTKTAWNTFIKMGVDYLNTDRPNELSLFLRTFEKNTYMSDGKFYQPYQPTYATDGTMKSPKNVIVLISDGGAGVPEMWAAATANGGLLNVLQMRNMGLLRNDPLDDYTTDSAGAGTALATGVRTRNRRIGTDGEGKTIKNITETLSAKGKMTGIMSNDNIAGATPSAYYAHQPERDMSEEITADLLTTPASLVVAAPDAAILKNDSALVHKLRNVGYKILTDAGQLNDLKAGDRAICLQGDDYKHNKRLIEESFDGAMQFLSTGKKGFFVMIEGAKIDKGGHANDMHTVVDEYLSFDRTVGKALEFADKDKETLVLVLSDHETGGLSIIDGNYEKGSVLGNFSTNDHTGIPILLLAYGPGASHFRGYALHSSLIQKITELMK; encoded by the coding sequence ATGATGAGACTAAAATTAATAGCAGTCCTGTGTGTTGCACTGTTTACTACAACGTCTGTTTGGGCACAAGCCGGACAGAGTGTAAAGCCGCTGATGCACTCGCACAATGATTATTTGCAAAACGTGCCTTTCTATACGGCTTACGGAGCAGGATGTGCTTCAATAGAAGCTGATGTATTTGTGAAGAACGGCAAGCTTTGTGTGGTACATGAAGCAAAAGACATTGATGAGAGGCGGACGTTGAAGGCTCTTTATCTTGATCCGTTGAAAAAACAGATGGAGATGAATGGAGGCAAGGCTTACGTTGATGGCAAACCGTTGCAACTACTTATTGATCTGAAAATGGGTTACAAGGAATCGCTGCGCATGTTGATTGACGAGTTGAAAGACTATGCAACCTGTTTTGATGTTGTCAATAATCCTTTGGCCGTGCGTGTTGTGATTACCGGCAACCAACCTGCTCCTTCGGAATTTGAAGAATATCCTCAATGGATGTTCTTTGATGGCAGTCTGGTAAAATATACCTCTTCACAAAGCAAACGTATCGCAATGATCAGTTTACCTTTCATGCAGTTTACCAAATGGAATGGATTGGGCAGAATGGTGAAAGAGGATTATGATAAGGTGAAGGAGGTTATCGACAAGATACATGCCGACGGCAAACAAGTGCGTTTCTGGGGTTGTCCGGATACCAAGACGGCGTGGAATACGTTTATCAAGATGGGTGTGGACTATCTGAATACGGATCGCCCGAATGAACTGTCTCTCTTCTTACGTACGTTCGAGAAGAATACGTATATGTCTGATGGAAAGTTCTATCAACCATATCAGCCTACTTATGCGACTGACGGAACGATGAAGTCTCCTAAGAACGTCATTGTACTCATCTCTGACGGAGGAGCAGGTGTGCCCGAAATGTGGGCTGCCGCAACGGCCAATGGTGGTTTGCTCAATGTGTTGCAGATGCGCAACATGGGTTTGCTTCGCAATGATCCGCTGGACGATTATACCACAGACTCTGCCGGGGCAGGCACTGCATTGGCTACGGGTGTGAGAACACGCAACCGACGAATAGGGACTGATGGAGAGGGAAAGACAATCAAAAATATCACTGAAACTCTTTCTGCTAAAGGGAAAATGACGGGCATCATGAGTAATGATAATATTGCCGGTGCTACTCCATCAGCTTATTATGCTCATCAGCCGGAAAGGGATATGTCCGAAGAGATCACAGCAGATTTGCTTACCACTCCTGCCAGTCTGGTGGTTGCTGCTCCCGATGCAGCCATTCTGAAGAATGACAGCGCATTGGTACATAAGCTTCGCAATGTGGGCTATAAAATACTTACGGATGCAGGCCAGTTGAATGATCTGAAAGCGGGAGATAGGGCAATCTGTTTGCAAGGGGATGATTATAAGCACAACAAACGTCTGATAGAGGAGTCGTTTGATGGTGCGATGCAATTTTTATCTACCGGAAAAAAAGGTTTCTTTGTAATGATTGAAGGTGCCAAGATAGATAAAGGTGGACACGCCAACGATATGCATACGGTGGTAGATGAGTATCTTTCGTTCGACCGCACTGTAGGCAAAGCACTAGAGTTTGCCGATAAAGATAAGGAAACATTGGTACTAGTGCTTTCTGACCACGAAACGGGCGGACTTAGTATCATTGATGGTAATTATGAGAAAGGTTCCGTATTAGGTAATTTTTCTACAAATGACCATACAGGGATTCCTATCCTTCTTTTAGCCTATGGCCCCGGTGCATCTCATTTTAGAGGATACGCACTGCACAGTTCGCTCATCCAAAAAATAACAGAGTTGATGAAATAG